One genomic segment of Bombina bombina isolate aBomBom1 chromosome 4, aBomBom1.pri, whole genome shotgun sequence includes these proteins:
- the PPM1L gene encoding protein phosphatase 1L isoform X2 → MLEKLTVSYDEAGTTCLIALLSDKELTVANVGDSRGVLCDKDGNAIPLSHDHKPYQLKERKRIKRAGGFISFNGSWRVQGILAMSRSLGDYPLKNLNVIISDPDILSFDLDKIQPEFMILASDGLWDAFSNEEAVRFIKERLDEPHFGAKSIVLQSFYRGCPDNITVMVVKFRNSSKTEEQ, encoded by the exons GTACTACATGCTTAATTGCATTATTATCGGATAAAGAGCTCACTGTTGCAAATGTTGGGGATTCGCGTGGTGTCTTGTGTGACAAGGATGGTAACGCTATACCTTTATCTCATGATCACAAGCCGTATCagctgaaagaaagaaagaggattAAACGAGCCG GTGGCTTCATCAGTTTCAATGGCTCTTGGAGAGTTCAAGGTATTCTGGCAATGTCCCGCTCTCTTGGAGATTATCCTCTGAAAAACCTCAATGTCATTATCTCCGACCCCGATATTCTAAGTTTTGATCTGGACAAAATACAACCAGAATTCATGATCTTGGCTTCAGATGGTCTGTGGGACGCCTTCAGCAATGAAGAAGCTGTCCGGTTTATCAAGGAGCGTTTGGATGAACCTCATTTTGGAGCCAAGAGTATTGTGCTTCAATCATTTTACAGAGGATGCCCCGATAATATAACTGTTATGGTGGTAAAGTTCAGGAATAGTAGCAAAACAGAAGAACAATAA